The following DNA comes from Vicinamibacterales bacterium.
AGCTTCACCTACAACAGCGCGGTGCAGCACTACGGCACGACCGACGCGTTCCAGGATCCGACCAACATCGCCAATCGCGACGGGTTCCAGTACGACTACGCAAGCGCCGGCAGCGGCCTCGGCAACGTGTTCGTGAACACCCGCTGGCTGTTCAAGATGAGCGGCATGTATCAGGCGCCCTTGGGCATCAACCTGTCGGCGTTCTACAACGCGCGCCAGGGCTATCCGTATGAGACCACCGTGCTGACGCCGAACCGCCCGAACAACGGCGGCCAGGTCAACGTCCTGCTGGATCCGGTCGGCGAGAACCGTCTGCCGAACTTCCAGAACGTCGACATCCACGTCGAACGGCCGGTCAAGTTCATGACGTCGCACCTGGTGCCGTCGATGGACCTCTTCAACCTGGGGAACTTCAACACCGTCCAGGCACAGCGGCCTTCGCAGAACGCAACGACGGCGAATCAGATCAGCGCCGTCGTCGCGCCTCGCGTGATCCGCTTCGGAATCCGGGTGAGCTGGTAGACCACTAGTTCGTTCGGGAGGGGAGGCCGGGCTCTCGCAAGAGGGCCCGGCTTTTTTTGTGTACGGAAGGATAGAAGGAGGCGAAGGAACGGAACTTTTGAGTGTGGCTTGTCGTCTTGCTACCTTGTTATGGCAAGGTAGCTGTTCACGGCAATGGGCGCCAACGAGAAGTTCGCTGCGCTCCGGAAGGGGCTCCTCGAGTTCCTCATCCTGAAGATTGTCTCGGCGGACAAGGTCTATGTCGCCGACATGCTGACGCGGCTGGCCGCTACGGACTTCGCCACGCAGGAGGGAACGCTCTATCCGCTCCTCAGCCGGATGCGCCGCGACGGGCTGCTCGACTACGAGTGGCAGGAATCCGATGCCGGACCGCCACGCAAGTACTACCGGCTGACCCCTGCCGGCCGCGCGCAGCTCGCCGAGCTGAACGACTACTGGAAGTACATCAACACCACGCTCAACCAGATGGGACGCTAGCCATGCAGAAAGTGGTCGCCATCAACCTGAACGGCCGCGCCTATCACGTCGAGGAACCGGGCTACGACGCGCTCGTGGCCTACCTCGATCGCGCCGGCGCGCGGCTCGCCGACAATCCGGATCGCGCCGAGATCCTCGCCGACCTCGAACAGGCCATCGCCGACAAGTGCGAACGCCTGCTCGGCCCGCACAAGACGGTGGTTGGATCGGCCGAGATCGATCGCATCCTGACCGAAATGGGACCGGTCGAC
Coding sequences within:
- a CDS encoding PadR family transcriptional regulator, which codes for MGANEKFAALRKGLLEFLILKIVSADKVYVADMLTRLAATDFATQEGTLYPLLSRMRRDGLLDYEWQESDAGPPRKYYRLTPAGRAQLAELNDYWKYINTTLNQMGR